The sequence AATCTGGAACTGACCATTTCTTTTTTTTATACTTAGGTTTATCATAGACTAACCCCTGATGCGTCCAGAAAAATGCCGGGTCATAAACTCAGATACCATCAGGGCAGCCATGGCAATAATTATAGATATTATACACAGGCGGATAGCAGGTAACTCACCGCCTGGCATCTGCGTCATGGTATAAAGGGCCAGAGGCAGGGTCTGTGTCTCTCCCCTGATGTTGGAGACAAAGGTTATAGTGGCGCCAAACTCCCCAAGGCTCCTTGCAAAAGAGAGTATTAAACCGGTTATAATACCGGGTATGATCAACGGCAGGGTGATAGTAAAAAATACCCTGAATGGCCCGGCCCCCAGCGTGTGTGCCGCCTGCTCAAGCCCCTTGTCTACATTTTCAAGAGAAATACGAATGGCCCTCACCATAAGCGGAAATGCCATTATACCGGCTGCTACGGCTGCGCCCTTCCATGTAAAAGCAATGGTGATGCCAAGGTATTCATAAAGCCATGCACCTATCAGACCCCTGCGCCCGAGCAGGATTAAGAGGAGATACCCGATAACCACCGGAGGTAGAACCAGCGGCAGATGAATAAGGCCATCCACAATGGATTTACCGGGAAAAGAAAAACGCGATAAAAGCCATGCCACTGCAATACCGAAAGGGAGACCACCTGCTACTGCCCACAATGAAACAAGAAGGCTTAAACGGATGGCCTCAAGCTCAAGTGGTGTTAAACTTAAAAAAGTCATAATAACCTGATTACACTACTTAACAATAAAACCATATTTTGTAAAAATATCCTTTGCCTCGGGGCTTTTAAGCATCTCTAGAAATTTAATTGCTGCCGCGCTTTTTTTGCCAGCAATAATGGCTACAGAAAAGGTTATTGGCTTATGGCTTTCCTCAGGGAATACCCCTACAACTTTAACCTTGTCTGATATCTTTACATCAGAGGCATAAACTATACCAAGGGGTGCCTCGCCACGTTCAACCAGGGCCAGCCCAGCCCGTACATCCTTTGCCCTGGCTATCCTGTTTTCAAGACCCTGCCACATGCCTAAGTTTATAAGTGCCTCCTTAGCATATTTACCTATAGGGACATGATCAGGATCACCTGTAGAAAGAAGACCATCACCCAGATATTTTCCAAGATCCTGGCCTTTCACCAGATCAATATGGTCTATAGGGGTTGTTACCGGGGCAATGAGCATCAGGATATTTTTTAAAAAATCAAACCTGGTGCCAGGCTCAAGCAATTTTCTTGTATCAAGATAATCCATCCACTCTGAATTTGCAGAAATAAATATATCAGCGGGTGCCCCCTGTTCAATCTGTTTTGCCAGTGTTGATGCTGATGCAAATGATAAAATGGCCTTCCCCATTTTATGATTTTCAAACAGTTCTCCCACATCTGTCATGGCATTGGTTGTTGAGGCAGCAGCAAATATTGTTACCTTTTGCTCACCCTGTGCTGCAAAGGTAACAGTGGAGATACCAACAAGCCAAATCAGCAGACACTTGATGGTAATAAAAAAATTCATTCCCTTTCTATAGCCCATATCCTGCTCCTTTTTTTCTCTTCTATATACTGTCTTTTATATAGTATTATTTATTTGACCAATTCTTTTTGACAACATATGATTCCTGATAAGAAAACTACTATTGTATTATTTAACTGTCAATTATATTTTAAAATGGCACATGCAATAAAAACAGCTAAAGGTTTTCAACAACATAACCTTTTCACCATGCCAAAAAGGCATATGACAGGGAGTTTATATGACTCAGCAGGGTAATACGATTATTTGCAACCTCAGGCAGTACCGGGTTAAAAAAAAGCTCTCACAGGATGAACTTGCAAAGATAATAGGCATAAAACGTCAGGCCATCTATGATATTGAATCAGGGCGTTATCTGCCAAATACAGCCATTGCCCTTCAACTGGCCCGTTTATTCGGGTGCAGTGTTGAAGACCTTTTTATAATGGATGAACCGGTGGAAGCCCAGCCGGTGCATGTAATAAATGGTGATAATACCCCTTCAACCAGGCTCTCCCTTGCAAAGGTCCGTGACCGGCTGGTTGGCATCCCGCTCAAGGGTGCAAGGGCCACCTCCTTTGGCCTGAAAGCAGCAGACGGCCTTCTGGATAATGGCGGTGAAAAGACACAGATACTTCTTCCTGAACACCTGCTGAACAATACCATTATACTTATGGGGTGCGACCCTGCATTTGAGATCCTTGCAAATCATATCTCACGTATAGCGCCTGACTTTCGTGTCCACTGCCTGTTTGCATCAAGCCATGCCTCTTTAAACGGCCTTGCAGAGGGTCATGCCCATGTGGCTGGGACTCATCTGCATAATACAGGTGATGCTGAGGCCAATGTAGCCATTACCAATGAGAAACTGGGGCAAATGAAATGCCATATCTTTGGATTTTCATTTATGGAAGAGGGGCTGATCGTGGCACGTAACAATCCCCTTGGCATTCGTAATGTGGCTGACCTGGCTCAACCTATGGTGCGGTTTGTAAACCGG is a genomic window of Desulfatiglans sp. containing:
- a CDS encoding helix-turn-helix domain-containing protein codes for the protein MTQQGNTIICNLRQYRVKKKLSQDELAKIIGIKRQAIYDIESGRYLPNTAIALQLARLFGCSVEDLFIMDEPVEAQPVHVINGDNTPSTRLSLAKVRDRLVGIPLKGARATSFGLKAADGLLDNGGEKTQILLPEHLLNNTIILMGCDPAFEILANHISRIAPDFRVHCLFASSHASLNGLAEGHAHVAGTHLHNTGDAEANVAITNEKLGQMKCHIFGFSFMEEGLIVARNNPLGIRNVADLAQPMVRFVNREQGAALRVLLDDELKKAGIPGTAINGYQNEVTSHRDGASKVACNVVDAALGLRAVADSYDLGFVPIISVRCDLVIPDDMMNHPTIKILTNALQSQILRKEIDAIPGYDGSAMGKIIN
- the modA gene encoding molybdate ABC transporter substrate-binding protein is translated as MNFFITIKCLLIWLVGISTVTFAAQGEQKVTIFAAASTTNAMTDVGELFENHKMGKAILSFASASTLAKQIEQGAPADIFISANSEWMDYLDTRKLLEPGTRFDFLKNILMLIAPVTTPIDHIDLVKGQDLGKYLGDGLLSTGDPDHVPIGKYAKEALINLGMWQGLENRIARAKDVRAGLALVERGEAPLGIVYASDVKISDKVKVVGVFPEESHKPITFSVAIIAGKKSAAAIKFLEMLKSPEAKDIFTKYGFIVK
- the modB gene encoding molybdate ABC transporter permease subunit — encoded protein: MTFLSLTPLELEAIRLSLLVSLWAVAGGLPFGIAVAWLLSRFSFPGKSIVDGLIHLPLVLPPVVIGYLLLILLGRRGLIGAWLYEYLGITIAFTWKGAAVAAGIMAFPLMVRAIRISLENVDKGLEQAAHTLGAGPFRVFFTITLPLIIPGIITGLILSFARSLGEFGATITFVSNIRGETQTLPLALYTMTQMPGGELPAIRLCIISIIIAMAALMVSEFMTRHFSGRIRG